One stretch of Carassius gibelio isolate Cgi1373 ecotype wild population from Czech Republic chromosome B1, carGib1.2-hapl.c, whole genome shotgun sequence DNA includes these proteins:
- the LOC127948428 gene encoding B-cell receptor CD22-like — protein MSTSPRLAPNPPKSVSVSIISPSGEIVEGDSVTLICSSDSNPPAEMNWFKGRTTVGSGRIYNISKISSDHSGEYKCKSSNEHGDKYSDAVTLNVMYPPRNVSVFINGSGETVEGDSVTLICSSDSNPPAEIIWFQENQISSVGSGQSFSALQSGRFYCEAHNQHGSKKSAVILVTVRQGLDWPVWLGITVACVGLFIIIIIIIIFVMRKRRSTKAEVDTVKQDDLYANVNEKNVQLSESAICDDALYASILYSKSRKDRNDDAEEIQYVTVQHHKTKPTQRAEENESQYDNLMIHQPAAAVRQLDVETVEEVSVIYSSVK, from the exons ATGTCCACCAGTCCACGTCTTGCCCCAA atcCTCCAAAGAGTGTCTCAGTGTCCATCATCAGTCCATCTGGTGaaatagtggagggagattcagtgactctgatctgcagcagtgactcAAACCCACCTGCAGAAATGAACTGGTTTAAAGGAAGAACGACTGTAGGATCCGGAAGAATCTACAACATCTCAAAGATCAGCTCTGATCACAGTGGAGAATACAAGTGCAAGTCCAGCAATGAACATGGAGATAAATACTCTGATGCTGTGACTTTAAATGTCATGT acCCACCAAGGAATGTCTCAGTGTTCATAAATGGATCTGGTGAAACAGTGgaaggagattcagtgactctgatctgcagcagtgattcaaacccACCTGCAGAAATCATCTGGTTTCAGGAGAATCAAATCTCATCTGTTGGATCTGGACAGAGTTTCAGTGCACTACAGAGTGGACGCTTCTACTGTGAGGCTCACAATCAACATGGATCTAAGAAATCAGCAGTTATATTAGTGACCG TCCGTCAAGGTCTGGATTGGCCTGTCTGGTTGGGAATCACAGTGGCATGTGTTGGATtattcataatcatcatcatcatcatcatctttgtgAT GAGAAAACGAAGAAGCACAAAAGCTGAAGTCGACACAGTAAAACAG gATGATCTGTACGCTAACGTAAATGAGAAGAATGTTCAGCTGTCTGAATCAGCCATTTGTGATGATGCTCTGTATGCCAGCATTTTATACAGCAAATCTAGAAAAGACAGAAATGATGATGCAGAAGAGATCCAGTACGTGACCGTCCAACATCACAAAACCAAACCGACACAGAGAGCAGAGGAGAACGAAAGCCAGTATGACAATCTCATGATTCACCAGCCTGCTGCTGCTGTGAG gcaaTTAGATGTGGAGACTGTGGAAGAGGTCTCTGTGATCTACAGCAGCGTTAAATGA